Proteins encoded within one genomic window of Leptospira stimsonii:
- the gmhA gene encoding D-sedoheptulose 7-phosphate isomerase, with translation MDVKEIALGQIRDSISTKQKCIDSILEDITKAGELVSKVLQAGNTVFLCGNGGSSCDASHIAAELVVRYKSGNERKALPAMSFSADSAVLTACSNDYGYEEVFSRQIEAFGRKGDLLIGLSTSGNSKNVLLALEKAKTRGVKTISLLGGDGGKMKNLADLDVIVPSKVTARIQESHILIGHILCSIVEYNLFNLE, from the coding sequence ATGGACGTCAAAGAAATCGCTCTCGGTCAGATCCGGGATTCTATTTCCACCAAACAGAAATGTATCGATTCGATTTTAGAGGATATTACGAAAGCGGGCGAGCTTGTCTCCAAGGTTTTGCAGGCGGGAAACACTGTCTTTCTCTGCGGGAACGGAGGTTCTTCTTGCGACGCTTCTCATATCGCCGCGGAGCTCGTGGTTCGTTATAAATCCGGGAACGAAAGAAAAGCTCTTCCCGCGATGTCTTTTTCTGCGGATTCCGCGGTGTTGACAGCGTGCTCGAACGACTACGGTTATGAGGAAGTGTTCTCCAGACAAATCGAAGCCTTCGGTAGAAAGGGAGATCTGCTCATCGGACTTTCCACGAGTGGAAATTCCAAAAACGTTCTTCTTGCATTGGAAAAAGCGAAAACCCGAGGAGTCAAAACTATATCCTTGTTAGGCGGAGACGGCGGTAAGATGAAAAATCTGGCGGACTTGGACGTGATCGTTCCGAGCAAGGTCACCGCTCGAATTCAAGAATCTCATATTTTAATCGGACATATCCTCTGTAGCATCGTCGAATACAATCTTTTCAATCTAGAATAA
- a CDS encoding ATP-binding cassette domain-containing protein yields MNSPVIEISNLKVSTPGHPILKGIDFTLRAGEVHCIVGESGSGKSTFASCLLGMTDPELFLRSDRFQFLGMDARYFTEREWRPLRGKKIALVPQNPVWGFHPYRKTGSQILEAFSLTNREYANKEKVLPLLESIYIHDPKRAFDGLPGNLSGGERQRILILLAAYSGAEIVVADEPTAALDSISEAEALKLLMKFRKEKGLSLIFITHEISIVKAIADTMSILYQGEWAEVVSRGNSGELNPGSEYGKKLFEQGS; encoded by the coding sequence GTGAATTCTCCCGTAATCGAAATTTCCAATCTGAAGGTTTCCACACCCGGTCATCCGATTCTCAAAGGCATTGATTTTACGCTTCGAGCGGGAGAGGTTCATTGTATCGTGGGGGAATCCGGGAGTGGAAAGTCCACTTTCGCTTCTTGTCTTTTGGGAATGACCGATCCGGAACTTTTTTTGAGATCGGACCGTTTTCAGTTTTTGGGAATGGACGCCCGTTATTTTACGGAAAGAGAATGGAGGCCCCTTCGTGGAAAAAAAATCGCACTGGTCCCTCAGAATCCAGTTTGGGGATTTCATCCGTATCGAAAGACTGGATCTCAAATTCTCGAAGCATTCTCCCTAACGAATCGTGAATACGCGAACAAGGAAAAAGTCCTTCCTCTTTTGGAGTCGATCTACATTCACGATCCCAAACGCGCGTTTGACGGACTTCCTGGAAATCTTTCCGGCGGAGAAAGACAAAGGATTCTGATCCTTCTCGCCGCATATTCCGGGGCGGAGATCGTCGTCGCCGACGAACCGACTGCGGCTTTGGATTCGATCAGCGAGGCGGAAGCGCTAAAACTTCTCATGAAATTCCGAAAGGAAAAAGGACTTTCTCTCATTTTTATCACCCACGAAATCTCCATCGTCAAGGCAATCGCCGATACTATGAGTATCCTCTATCAAGGAGAATGGGCCGAGGTCGTTTCCCGCGGAAATTCCGGAGAATTGAATCCGGGCTCCGAATACGGAAAAAAACTGTTTGAACAGGGAAGCTGA
- a CDS encoding FHA domain-containing protein yields MGYAVLLTLVLFTFPIFAQKSPFIMEEIDASSFPSIQLSIRDKKQFPLERENFLIRESRGSENRTVLRPKVTRKEGSRPVHTVFLVQSGTSLEENNFNTRLLQKIVQASGDEDHFSFVFFSDDLLVVEKDLDRQTALLKARVPGSLSNRNTGANLDLVFQKLNTILTRESYLALLVSDLDYRLPPGLRQGLSTSGLPIQVLGKRNFANQELVRIYGGELYELESPDSVSRFLTDLEYFHKHPAVIQYDSPFQDDFWKGEGDFLRGDWESSRGGKFTYSYKPGAMKQLRFVFLSPGVFLPTIGFLVILTLIGLLLLFKKEKEPEDTAGSSNGEAERRFHARGEEREVYQRMYGDQFHTSPYANPEGVYVARSLPVNESEFEAAEAYDLATLIQKEGRTPGKQIPIRKAETTLGAGDLSDVLVADPNVSKLHARIRKIKNRFVLYDLISDAGTYLNGKKVLRPRVLYDFDEISLGKTVFVFRAR; encoded by the coding sequence ATGGGTTATGCAGTCCTCCTAACATTGGTTTTATTTACCTTTCCGATTTTTGCCCAGAAATCCCCATTTATAATGGAGGAAATCGACGCGTCCTCGTTTCCTTCGATTCAACTTTCGATCCGAGATAAAAAACAATTTCCCTTAGAAAGAGAAAACTTTCTCATCCGAGAATCTCGCGGTTCGGAAAACCGCACGGTTCTTCGTCCTAAGGTCACTCGCAAAGAAGGTTCCAGACCGGTTCACACGGTCTTTCTCGTTCAGTCCGGGACGAGCTTGGAAGAAAACAATTTCAACACCCGTCTGCTTCAAAAAATCGTTCAGGCCAGCGGAGACGAGGATCACTTTAGCTTTGTCTTTTTTTCGGACGATCTCCTCGTCGTAGAAAAGGATCTGGATCGACAAACCGCACTCCTGAAAGCTCGGGTTCCCGGTTCTCTTAGCAATCGGAATACGGGGGCCAACCTGGATCTTGTATTCCAAAAATTGAATACGATTTTAACAAGAGAATCCTATCTTGCACTTTTGGTTTCCGATCTCGACTACAGACTTCCTCCGGGACTCAGACAAGGTTTGTCCACTTCCGGTCTTCCCATTCAGGTTTTAGGAAAGCGCAATTTCGCAAACCAGGAACTCGTTCGCATTTATGGAGGAGAATTGTATGAGTTGGAATCTCCTGATTCCGTCTCTCGATTTTTGACGGACTTGGAATACTTCCACAAACATCCCGCGGTGATTCAGTATGATTCTCCGTTTCAAGACGACTTTTGGAAAGGAGAAGGGGATTTTCTGCGGGGAGATTGGGAATCCAGTCGAGGCGGTAAGTTTACCTATTCGTACAAACCCGGCGCGATGAAACAGCTTCGTTTTGTTTTTTTGAGTCCGGGCGTATTTCTTCCCACGATCGGTTTTTTGGTCATTCTTACTTTGATCGGACTTTTGCTCTTGTTCAAAAAGGAAAAAGAACCGGAAGATACCGCAGGCTCTTCCAATGGAGAAGCGGAACGTAGGTTCCACGCGAGAGGGGAAGAACGGGAAGTTTATCAAAGAATGTATGGAGATCAGTTTCATACTTCTCCTTATGCAAATCCGGAAGGAGTCTATGTGGCTCGTTCTCTTCCCGTGAACGAATCCGAGTTCGAGGCGGCGGAAGCCTATGACCTCGCGACCTTGATTCAGAAGGAAGGAAGAACTCCGGGAAAACAAATTCCGATTCGGAAAGCCGAAACGACCTTGGGCGCCGGAGATTTGTCCGACGTTTTGGTTGCCGATCCGAATGTGAGTAAACTCCACGCGAGAATTCGAAAGATTAAGAATCGGTTCGTTCTCTATGATCTTATCTCGGA